Below is a window of Pseudodesulfovibrio sp. 5S69 DNA.
CCCACGGCCGCGCCGAGCAGCTTGTTCTTGAACGTCAGGGCGCCGATGGTCGCGCCCGCTAGGCTGCCGACGGTGGCACCCTGCTGGGCCTTGCTGGCGCAGCCGTAGCCTGCGGTCACGAAACAGGCCAGCAGCGCGGCTATCAGTACTTTCCTCATGGCTATTACCTCCAAGGAATTAAGGTGCTTTGCGTAACGACGCCGGACCGGGCAGAAAAAACCGGGACCGGCTCATTTCAATGTGCCCGTTGCGGCCCGGCTTGTCCAGTACGGAAACCTGAAGGACGCGTGCGGCCCGGCCCAACTGCCGGGTCTTGCATATCCTGCGCTTTCGGGCTAGAGAATCCTTTCCCGGTTCGCCGGGGAACCATATCATTCATAAGGAAGACGGAAAGACGATGATCAAGATCCGCAAAGACGAAGGTCCCTTCGAGGACCGGCCCCGCAGGGACACCGCCCAGGGCGCTCCCGGCAATACCCCCAAATACGACAACGGCCGACCGCAACGCGACGAGAAACGCGGCCCGCGCAAGTTCGACAAGCGCGGACCCAAGCGCGGCGGACGCGACTTTTTCGGGCGCAGGCCCGAAGCCCCGCCCGTGGACGACGACGCGCCGTCCAAGTCCGAGGTGGTCACCGGCCACCGCTACAACGACATCGCCGACATCGACGACCAGATCTTGGGCCTGCTCGAGAAGCGCGCCTTCCTGATCCGCAAGGAGGGGGCCTGGCGCAAGTCCCGGCAGAAGTCCCTGGTGGACCCCCAACTGGAAAAGCTGCTGCGCGGCGCGTTCGACCGCTCGGCGGGCCGCCTGGGCCTGGACGCCAAGCTGACCAAACAGCTCTTCACCCTGCTCAACCAGTTCTCCCTGGCCGACGCACGCAAGAAATTCGAAGGCGAGGGCTACAAACTCGCCCCGCGCGTGGAGCCCATCTCGGCGGGCATCGCCGGGCCCCGCTCCTTCCGATTCACCCGGATGATGCTGGCCATGGCCGCATCCGCCGGGACCCAGGTGACCCTCTCCCCGGTGACCATGAACGCCCCGAACAAGGACCTGGCCAAGGCGCTCAAGCAGGTCGGCGCGCCCATCCACTGGGATGACGACTTCATCCGCAACGACGGCGGCCGGACCCTGGAATTCGAGGGCAAGATGGCCTTTGTCGGCGAGGACAAATTCAACTTTTATATGCTGCTCTGCCTGGCGCTCGGCCACGCCGGGCGGTGCAAGTTCACGGGCAAGCCCTCCCTGCAATTGCTCGACGCGGCCTCCCTGAACAAGGTGCTGCCGTCGCTCGGCGCGCGGGTGGTGCCCATGAATCCGAACAACCCCGGTCTGCCCGTGCGGCTGGAGTGCGGCGGCGCCATGGACGAGTCCGTGACCCTGCCCGGCGGCATCGACCCGGACTTCGCGGCCGCCCTGACCCTGGCCGCATGGTCCTTCCCCGGCGGGCTGACCGTCAAGGGACTGACCTCGGAAGCCCGCGAGCGGGTGGCCGAGGCCGTGACCGTGCTCCAGGCCTGCGGCATCGAGGCCAAGCTCGGCAAGGACTCGGTCAGCGTGCCCGACGGCGTCCCGGCCATCGAGGCGCAACCCCAACTGCCCCTGTCCGTGCGCCTGAACGCCATGCTCCTGGCCCTGCCCGCCTTGAGCGGCGGCCGGATCAACCTGGAAGGAACCTGGCCCAGGAACGAGCAGGCCGACCGCGTGCTCGAACAGCTCCGGGCGCTCGGCCTGCGCATCGACGTGGCCACCGAGAATGTGGTGGCCGTCATGGAGGGCGAACTGCCCGAATCCGCGGACATCCCGCTGGGCGCGTCCCCGGACCTCATGCCCCTGGCCCTGGCCCTGGCCCTCAAGGTGGGCGACGCCAAACTGGCCGGCGCGGACAACGACGTGGCCGTGGAGCTGCTCGACCGCATGGGCGCGAGCTACGAGATCGACGGCG
It encodes the following:
- a CDS encoding chorismate mutase, which codes for MIKIRKDEGPFEDRPRRDTAQGAPGNTPKYDNGRPQRDEKRGPRKFDKRGPKRGGRDFFGRRPEAPPVDDDAPSKSEVVTGHRYNDIADIDDQILGLLEKRAFLIRKEGAWRKSRQKSLVDPQLEKLLRGAFDRSAGRLGLDAKLTKQLFTLLNQFSLADARKKFEGEGYKLAPRVEPISAGIAGPRSFRFTRMMLAMAASAGTQVTLSPVTMNAPNKDLAKALKQVGAPIHWDDDFIRNDGGRTLEFEGKMAFVGEDKFNFYMLLCLALGHAGRCKFTGKPSLQLLDAASLNKVLPSLGARVVPMNPNNPGLPVRLECGGAMDESVTLPGGIDPDFAAALTLAAWSFPGGLTVKGLTSEARERVAEAVTVLQACGIEAKLGKDSVSVPDGVPAIEAQPQLPLSVRLNAMLLALPALSGGRINLEGTWPRNEQADRVLEQLRALGLRIDVATENVVAVMEGELPESADIPLGASPDLMPLALALALKVGDAKLAGADNDVAVELLDRMGASYEIDGDVIHIKPGKPQWDGTWFSPEPVWSMGCALAAYAVPGIVLENHGEVTATWPEFWNFYNSLPTGKMKPKPEREKKDDTRRRIKIR